The Medicago truncatula cultivar Jemalong A17 chromosome 7, MtrunA17r5.0-ANR, whole genome shotgun sequence genome includes the window AATACTGCGCATCCAGGTAATAATATgtataaaaatggaaaaaggaAGAGGCTTTTATCTCATTGCTAGAAGAGGCAGAATCTATGTCTGTACGGAATTTGCCTCGTGGATCCACGGGCAAtgaccaaaataatttttattcattcatagTAAAGTTTATATAATGTAGATTTAATTTGATCATATGTTAATTAATACTATTCATCGGTTTGTTTTGTACGAAGCATATGTAGAAGTAATGCTTATAGAATTTTGGTGACCTTGTCTTTTTGTTTTAACTATATCAATGTATACGTTACTCTATTCCGAGGTCTATTTTATAGGTCAACGATATCATGTATATGCTACTCATTTCTGAAGTCGATTTTGTGGGTTAACGATTACATGTATACATTACTCATTTCAAAAGTCGATTTTATTGGTCAACGATGTCATGATACGTTACTCATTTTGGAAGTCGGTTTTATGGGTCAACGGTAGCTCTGATTGTATCATATACACGTTACTcattgaattaaaaaagttgattttatgGGTCAACGGACACTTCAAGATGGGATCTCGATCATTTATAAAGATCGGACAACTGTCATTCTAACTTCCCAATTTGCGAAAGTCACGTGAGTCATCTGATCTCTGTCCAATAACTTAGATCGACTTGATTGAGTGATCACAAGAACTATTGACTATAGATTGTCTTTATCTTAGTCAATGTCTAGTCCTTGGAAGCTGAAAACTCCTACTTTTGGTTCCCTAAATATTTGGTGGTGTGGGAATTTGTGTATTTCAAGATAGCCATAAGGCGTGCTAGACAATGCTTTGGGCACTCTGCCTCTTTACCACCGTTACTCTTTGATGCTCTTATGTtggatataaatataatatggtGTTCCTGTTGATGTTTTTAGTTACACTAAAATTGTAGAATGTTTAACATATTTTATACTACTAATTTGTCCCAACTTTTTGCAGCATTTACTATAATGCTTTTGTTCAATGTTGTTTTTTACATTAAATTAGTTAATACCATAAATGGCcttgaaaattttcattctgtttttagGAAATCGATCATAGGAGGTTGAGATTCCTTTTCCAAAAGGAGTTGAAGAACAGTGATGTTAGCTCCCTTAGGAGAATGGTGTTGCCTAAGGTTTGGCCTTTGCTTATAGACTTAATTTCTCAGTAGCAATATCTGTAAAATAGTTTCAATTAACTACATTTTAAAACCATCATAAccttataatataataaatttattataacTTGCAGAAAGCAGCAGAGGCTTTCCTTCCTGTCCTTGAGTCGAAGGAAGGAATTCTTCTCAGCATGGATGATTTAGATGGTCTTCATGTATGGAGTTTCAAGTACAGGTCTGCTATGTTCATACATTGTTGGTTAATTGTCATAGCCACAAAATAAGATCAGAATGAAATTACATTCGGAATTTGATTCCATGTACAGTCACACACGTGCATGCACGGTCGCAGATCTTAGCCGTTAGATAAAGAATGGTTCACTCATTTGAAATTGTATTTTAAAGTCGATTTGGGTAAACTCATAATAAGGTTATATTGAATAATGCAGGTTTTGGCCTAACAATAACAGTCGGATGTATGTACTTGAAAACACTGGTATGTTGACTTAACTTAAAACACTTCTCTAATTCCATTTGAGAGTTAaactttgcttaaaaaaatattagtttgtTAAATATTTTCAGGAGACTTTGTTAGCACACATGGTCTACGCTTTGGAGACTCCATTATGGTTTACCAagataatcaaaatcacaattaTGTATGAGCTTAACAAGAAAACTAAGGGGAACTAATTCTTTTTCAATTCTAAAATTCCATTAATCTCTTCTTaaccatgtattttttttcctgtCATATGCATTACTACAGGTAATTCAGGCAAAGAAAGCTTGTGATCAAGATGAGTATATGGAAGAAGCTAATGATACAATCAATCATATCTTCGTCGATGATTATGAGGTGAACAAAAGTTGCTTTGATGTAGCTTATCCTGCAATGAATGATACAAGCATGTCATTTATATATGACACAACCATCTCAAATGATTCACCACTTGATTTTTTGGGTGGATCAATGACAAACTACTCAAGAATTGGATCAGTTGAAACATTTGGCTCTGTTGAGAATCTGTCACTTGATGACTTCTATTGAGGTCATTTCTACATATGAAGGGCACTAACATGGTTACTAGGAAGGTGGGTTCCTCCATTTTGGTACTAAGAAAGATGAAAGtgtgtttttttgttctttttgtggTTGTCATGACAATGGGAGGAATTGTGTAGAATAAAAGAGTAGTCAGTGGACATGTTTTTGTGTTCCTCTCTCTTGAACAAGGTTGGGACTGCTCTACGATgtattgtttataatttttggtGGATAACATCTACATAAATTATCTTGAATGTTCCAGTATAGATCGTTTGATGTTAAAGTTCATTTCTCTGTTGGTGTCTTCGAAGTAATCTATATGACTAtaccataaaaattaaaaaaaaattaaaaatctataTGACTAGTACTTACAATGGTTTGCTACTATAccataaaaaaatcaagtaaaGCTAAACTAACATGGTTTGCTACTTGGTCCATTTggaatgaaatatatataagggaaaaaaacaaactaaatagacaaatgtttttatttttattttttgaatcattttttattatatttaattccgGATGGATGACGTACTTACAATGCACAAGTTACATAATATAAAtcgtcaaaaataaaaagttacatAATGTAAGATTGAGAAAATTTCTAGTTTGCTAAGTTGTTGATTTCTCCATCAATCGACCAAGTTTACCATGTCTCTAATTTGATGGAAATGAGTACTCTGTCCACGTTTTGGATTTAGGATCGTTTGtttcaactttaaaaaaatagattttatgttaaaagaatttagagatttttttatagagattttaaaaaaaatttgaaattatttttgaaaaaaaatatattttaaaaaaaaataatcctaatagcttttcattttaggatcaaaatagatttttttgataaaatgatttttttaaaaatcgtAAACAAAcacttgaaaatgaaaaaagtgatttttttacgaaaaaaaaaatagatttttattttgaaaaaattctgAAACAAAGGGAACTCGTAATCTATCTAATCAGCTAAGGCATGAgattgtcctcgtgagcttaactcagctGGTATGGACAaagcataatatatgtaaggtctgaggttcaaatctcggccaccacaaaaaaaaaaaaaactaaggcaTGAGACAAAGTCCAAAACCTCGATTAATCGGACATCAATTGACTATTCTCTccatattcttatttttaagGGAGCAAATCTTGatgcatgttttttatttggtcaACTCTTTATCTGTCTTTGATTTCAACTGCTCCAAAAATCACCTCTGACTGCTGAGATAACAAAGTTGCTGAAATTATTTTGGTGATATGGTATGTTGCACTTCAGTCAGTGACTcgggctttgtttgcgagtttggaggagaTGGGATAAGTGGAAAAAATAGAAGATATTGAAAGAGGGTTTTGCGAGGTTTGAGAGTGTTTAtgtgaattcttcaaatttaatatgtatgttgttatattattcttaaaataaaaaatatattacattaatttatcactctcttaataaatactctttcaaaaaatgtgaaagatttctcattttttttctatattttttttttccctccaaagtccTTCATTCCTCTTCCCtccaaacttccaaacaaaGTCTCAATGTACCATGACTTTCAACATCAGTTAGGCAAGTTTGTGGTTGACTAAGTGGTGTTAACTGAAAATTTAGAGATGGACGACGAGGATTGGTAAAACCAGGAGGAGGTCTACATAACACAGACTGTAATTGGTCCATTAATTCCATCCATGCGGTGTAGTGTGCCACCGGGGTGTTCATAGTTCGGTTCAAGACAAATATCCAACGGAACTGTTTCCACTCTTCATAAAAACTGAACTGATCTATATTTTCGAATTGAAccataattaactttttttaaaaaataaaatatactttttgaattgaattaatttttttggactGATTTGTTttctattgttattattatcttataattagtattaaaaatacaaaccaaattaaatattggactatttaaaaaaaaaaactaaaattttgtcaaaaaaaaaaaaactaaattgaacCACTAAGTTGAACCGAACTACACTAGTAAATCATGAACTGAATCGATGGTTCAATTCACGAATTGCTACTTGCAGTTTAGTTTTATAGTTTTTTGAACATCCTtaatattgtccatgattgagtGGTCATGCACGGTAAGAAGTGCTTGCATTATGTCCAATTTTGTAGCCAATTTTGAACTAGACTTTATAGTGACCTCAAAAGTGACCGCCGCAACCACGATTAGATCCATTATGACCGTCGCGACCACCATTATGATTAGAGAATTTTTGCGATTACTTGAAATTTGATGGGTGGATCCGCCTTAATTTCGTAGGCTTGGAAAATACCAACAGGAAGAGGCTCGGTAAGAATGTGCATTCATCTTTTCCATTTTCGATTCATGTGAAAGAATCATCGACTTTGCTTCAATGACAAGAAGTACATCTAGAATAAATTAAAGTTTCTCATCATGCGAGTTTAATCTGCCAATAGATTTAAGGGTATCTTCAATGTTTTGAATGCGTGAAAGGTATTCAACAATTGATTTTTCACCTTTCGTGATATTCTTGAGTTCAAATAGGAGTGTCTCGACTTTGTAGTGATATGTGTTTTGTAGAACACATGAATTTTTATCCCAATTATATACGAATGAATGCATCAAACAACTCATATTAGAATAGAGTTGGATAAAGTGGTGAGAAGCCACATGAAAAGAAGTTAGTCACATTGTTCCCACTCAATGTTTGTTAGATTTTCAACATGGTTGGAACGATCAATCTCAGTAATATTACATGGTATAATCATTAGATTCACCACATGATGATGAAGTTTATGAGTGCGAATTATTCCTTCAACTTATTGCTTCCTTGAGTGAAATTTTTTTTCATCGAGTTTGATAGTTGATTGTTGAGCAAAAGTCTTGAAGATAATTTTCGAAAACGACAAAAGAATAAGAGTTTGATCCTGGTGTGTTTAATTAAAATCATGGGTATGATTGAATTCAAGCTCGAGATAAGTAGATGGTTCCTAATGTTATTGATTGGTGCCAACTCAACTAACTATACCCACATGTTTCTTGAGAAATATACCCATATTTTATTGATCGGTAAAGAAGttgcccaaaaaaaaaacccgACATTAAATTGAACTCAATAATGTCCGACGAATATACAAGGATGTTGTTTACCTCAAATTTCTTGTTTAACTTTTAGTCATCCTtctacttgacaaaaataataataaactcaataattaaaactattttcttctttaaaaaaaaaaaaaactattttcttgAACTGACATTATTTTTGGACGAAaaatttgtattattatttttaagaatggataattgataataataaaatgtgtttatacGAAGTTGGACATTGAGATGCAGTGATAACAAACACAATCATCATCAGAAACACCAACactcgtaaaaaataaaatggcaaaCAGGTACTGGGTGGTGTCTCTCCCCGTCCAGAACAACAACTCTTCATCTTCGATTTGGAACCAATTGCAGCAGAATATCTCTAAGCATTCCTTCGATACTCCTCTTTACAGAGTAACTATCTATTTAACTAACCATCACGCTTCATTACTCTAATTAATCCTTTTAATTAATCCATCGATCTTCTTCTTCACAGTTCAACATTCCTAATCTCCGTGTTGGAACCCTAGATTCTCTTCTCTCCCTCAGCGATGATCTCACCAAGGTTAATTTCCGAttttcctctttcttttctcaatttcacGATCTCTCATAATTTCAATCGCGTAATTTCCTCTGATTTGATCGACGAACGTTTTTATGCAGTCTAATGCTTTCATGGAAGGTGTTTCGAGCAAGATCAGGCGTCAGATTGAGGAACTCGAGAGAGTTTCCGGTGTTAATACTGCTGGTCTCACCGTTGATGGAGTTCCTGTTGATTCATACTTGACTAGGttttgttttctctctttttatattTGATCTATGAAtctgtgtttttgttgtttttttactGAAATTGTGGTTTTTGTATTGGATCTAGATTTGTTTGGGATGATGCTAAGTATCCGACTATGTCGCCTTTGAAAGAGATTGTTGATGGCATTCATAGTCAAGTCGCTAAGATTGAGGATGATCTCAAGGTTTTTTCGTTTTCTTCACAATCTCTAGTCCTAGTTCGATTCGATCAATATGTTTGATTTCATGGATGTGATAATAACATTATATGCATTTGTCATTCATTCCCTTATTTATACTATTAGTGTTGTTGAATAGCAGCTACAGGGCTATtgcatagcagaatttgaacaaatctcTAGTGTTCTGTGATATGTTATTTAGcacaaaatattgtgaaatagcGGATGTGATGGCGCTATAGCACTGTtgcctagttttttttttttttttaattaagtacgCAAATTCAtttgtgaaaaaagaaaaacaaaagaccGGGGTTTGAATAAACTGCAATTTTCCGCGATACGTAATTGACAACTAGTGAGATAGCAACTAGTTGGTTATTGTAACTTTCTTTCCTATTGTATGGCTAACTGAAGTCTTTGCATTCTTTTGGTtcattgagtttttttattgCTACCAATTTATACCTGATTCAACAGTGTGTCTTCTGCAAAATTTGTAATGAGCGACGGATCCAAAAAGTTTAGTTCTGGGACACAATATTCATATACGAAATACTAGTGGGGCACTAAATTTATGATATTTCATATATGAATGGTCTGCGGAACAGCTTCAGTGTTTTCTTAGATAGCATATTTTGGTCCTGTTTGTTTACGGGTTTTCTACTTTCCCCATTGATTGTCTGTTTCTTAATTTTGTACcttatttatatttgagttgAAGTACCCCTATATATATGTGGTATTTGTTGGCCAGCTAATATATAATAATGAGAAAGATTGTAATCTCAGTGAGTGCAAATGCTCCCAATGTGGCCagctaacatttatatttgtaattatgtGCTATTTAGAGCTGATACATCAGTTTGTGGAGCTTGGTCTTTTTAATTTTGGGTTTGTAATTAGTATCATTACATGCTTAATTCCTAAATTGATGCCAGAGGGGAACAATCTTGGCTTTTCTAAAGTGAAGAGGATCACAGATTATATATTCTCTTAAGAGGGACAAATTGAGGATCTCAAACATTGATATGAAATTTAGTGGTCGTTATAATGATTAAATATATCCCTATTTGTCATAAACTATTGATTTGTTAAGAGTCCGCTTTGCCATCAAATATTTCCTTCTAATGTTACCCTTATGCTTTAGAGATCCAAATCCCAGGGAGCAGAGTATTGAATCTATGAACTTTGTGTTTGGTTGATAAAAATATGCCAAGTTTTCCTACTTTGATCCATGTGCTTCATGTAACCTTTTCTGTGCTGCCACTATTGAACTGTTAACTGAGATCAGTTTATTGCACAACTCAGTCTAGAGATAGTTTTTTAGCCATAAGCTTATCTCCCAATGCTGAGAAAAAGAACAAGATCAGACCACCTCCCAATTCACACCTATGGTGAAGGATtcacctttctctctctactttACCTTCAGAGTCAAAGATGGGTATACAAACTTACAATATTCTCATTCTAGAAACATGCTCTTTTATGGCCGCTATTAGAGTTACATACGATTCTAAAAAAAGGGCAGCCCGGTGCACTGAAGCTCCCTCATATGCAGGGTTTGGGAAGGaatcccaccatttggtgtaatATACGctgccttaccctgtttttacacaagaggttgtttccaggacttgaacccatGACCTTTCAGTCAGGTGACAACAATTTTTCTGTTGCGCCAAGGGTCCCCCTTAGTTACATTAGATTCTATTTTGGGTGATTTTTGGGTAGAAGTTGTTGAGAGAATAATGTAGAAGATATGGACAATTTTCTTGTTGTCCCCAATGTCTTGGATGATTTGTCCTATGAATTTTACTTTGTGCTGTTTGGTCCTCATCTGCAATGTTGGCTTCAGCTCGGTCTCTCGTATTTAAAAgaatttcattttagttcctGAAGTTACATAGGAATTTACTTCTATCCCTCTTAGCCATGAATGAGAAACATGCTGCTATCTTAAAGAAATATCTTAAACTTAAAAGTTTTGGATATTGAAATTTGATAGCTAATACTTCCTCCATCCCTTTTTATAAGCACCCTTTCACACTCAGAGAAGGGGTGTTTTTAAATGAACCGAGGGAGTACTTAACTAACAGGAAGACTATCTTGGAATTGTTATGCATAAAACAGATGGGTggagatgaaaaaaataataaagcatATGGATTATCTGGATTTAGAGGTGATGAGAAAGCAAATGCATGATTTCGCTAGAAAGGTTGAAATTATAAGatttaagaataaaattgtTCCCTTGATGATATAAAATAACATACTTTATTGATCTAAGGGGGGAGTGGATCCTCTCATGTTGGGAAAAAAAATGAGTGAATCATGTTTTTAATCCCAACCATATAATACCCTGGCTCTAAAGCTGTTAAAACATTCTACCCGGCCCATTTATTTTAGGGTCAGCCGGAATAAACTTTGGGTTTATTGTGCTGAGCTTAAAATCCCTATTTAAATATGGACTCTAAAAATACTATCTGAGCCCGGCCATTTGCAGACTGTGGGCTTGGCGGGCCAGCCTGTCATATAatttacctttaaaaaaaaaaattgatgtgcCTTTAATTGTCAGATGAAGCAAATTGACGTCCACTTGGTTATACTGCAAATAAAATGCCAAAATCCGATGAAGCAAATAATTGTAGTTATAAGAGTTTTCAGCATATGTAACTCTGAAGGTAGCAACTCTTCTTTTTCACAATGATGGAGTGATGGACAACATAAGATTTATTTGTCCTTTTTTCCCCCTTAATTAATATAAGATTAATTTACTTTTTGGTGAAAAGATATAAGATTTATTTGTCTTATAGTATAATAGTATGGCACTTTGATCTATTTCATAATAATTCAATGAACTTTTTTTCTATGAGAAATATTACAAAGAACATCTGTAGTCCCTACTTATTTTGCATTGCGTGGATTGATATTTCTACTTGGGCATTGAAAATTTGTCTTTCATGCCAGGTCCGTGTTTCCGAGTATAATAATATCCGAAGTCAGCTCAACGCTATAAACCGAAAGCAAACTGGAAGGTGCGGATGTTTTACAAATTATGTAGTTTTCAAATTTAATGTATCCTATTTCTTAGCTGACCTGCTTTACTATTTCAGCTTAGCAGTTCGTGATCTTTCTAACTTGGTAAAACCAGAGGACATTATAACTTCAGAACATTTAACTACCCTCCTTGCGATTGTTTCTAAGTATTCACAGAAGGATTGGCTTGAAAGCTATGAAACATTGACTAGCTATGTGGTAAGATATATCCATATTCACTAGAAAATATGAATACTACTTCCTTGTGGTTATTGTAAATGGGTTATTACTAAAAAATCCCTGTAATTCATCTAAACATTCCAATAATGTTTGTTCACACCTTTGAATAATTCcaagttttcttttgtttttcattgcTTTATTCCTTGTTCTACTTCTAATTAGGTTAAATATTTTAGGTCCCAAGATCTTCTAAGAAGTTGTATGAGGATAATGAATATGCTCTTTATACTGTAACACTCTTCAATCGTGTGGCAGACAATTTTAGAACTAGTGCACGTGAAAAAGGGTTCCAAGTAagtatttcttttaattaattttgcatATTGTCTTCAATTTGTTAATATTGGTAATATCTGTATAGTGGAATTTGTGAGACACATAATGCTGAGTGTTTTAGTATCgaatatcaattcataatttGGTGACAGGTGTTTAATGGAATTTTTTGTCTTCGTATTCAGATTCGTGATTTTGAATACAGTCCAGAAACACATGAGGGCCGAAAGCAGGAGTTGGATAAATTGATGCAAGATCAGGAAAGTTTGAGGGGTTCTCTGCTGCAATGGTGCTATGCCAGTTATGGAGAGGTATTATGCACTTGctcattatttcatttaattttgtagAAATACCGAAGAACATATTAAGACTGAATTTTCAGATAGCATTAGAAAAACCAAGGTGGTTATGGGAAACGTATGCTAAgttaaatgactattttgaaGCTGTACTTCTTATATCTTGATGCGTCTGTTTTTCACTAGCCTCTCAGGCCGAGGCTGACATTATGGAGTGACTTAGCTTACGATTGACGTGTTATTATTCTAAAATGTCATGGTTCTTCTCGCTGACAACTTTTACTTTATACGTTTTGAAGGTTTTCAGCTCCTGGATGCACTTTTGTGCTGTGCGCTTATTTTCTGAAAGCATTCTGAGATATGGATTGCCTCCGTCCTTCTTGGTACTCTACTCTTCTAGACAAGAAGTTCGGTCTTATCACCTTCCCCCTCCccccaaacaatttttttttataccactGATCATTATTGGGTCTTCTGTTTATTCCAGGCATGTGTCTTAGCTCCATCTGTAAAAGCCGAGAAGAAAGTACGTTCAATCCTTGAAGGGTTGAGTGATAGCTCAAACAGGCAAGTAGCTAATTAATCTTTGTGCTGTCTCATTTAAATTATATGGCTTGTAGTAATCTTAGACACTACCAAGCCTGATTAACTGATGGATTTAAGTTCCCACGTTATCTTTTCCTTTGAGGGGGAGGGTTGTTCACTTGTTTTTGCTGGATATAAAGGAAGACATGCAAAGTTTCAGAAAGCctttaaattttacatttttgaaGAGTCAGTCACTGCCAAATTTGACAGTACTTCAACTGAGACTTTCATGAAACTTCTTCATGAAATTCTTTAAAAGGCTCAAACTCCAAACATGATTCACATTTTGACAGTTAGGAATGTACATATTTGGTGTTGAACAATGCtaaatttaaactaattttttattttatatgttaacACATATATTTGCTTAATATATATGCTTCTTtattattcaaattcaaatcacaAAACACTGTACTGGTCTCTTTGTTGTGACCAATATACAGAACTTACTCTAGAAAGTAAGAAGTTATGGTTATTGGTTAGTGGATAGTTATTTGGAATTTAAAACGTTTCTACTCTCTTGATTCTCTAAATATAATTGATTGAGATGCTAGAAAAACAGTTAGGAAACTTTATGTTTGCTAACTCTGCTCAAAAACTCAATCTGAGACTCCATCCCCTGTATTATGCTTTACCAAAACTTGCTTCTCATGTTTTGATACATACAGACAATATTTAATTGTCTTTGCTTTTGTAATATTTGTCTCTTAATTTGATTGACTATTCTTACATGGTAATATTGTGCCTTCAATAAATTTGTGCAGTGCATACTGGAAAACCGATGAAGAGGTAGGTGCTGGAATGGCTGGCTTAGCTGGTGAAGCGGATACTCACCCATATGTTTccttcactatcaatcttctcTGAGCGCAACTGGAGACAAGCCCTATTTCTTAATTTAGATCCGCTAAGGGTTCTCTCTTGGACAGCAATAATGCCAAAGCCAGAAAGGATTTGAAGATTTTGTACATTGCTATCATATTTCAttctttgttattatttatatataattggaGCAGTCGAGGTTTCAACGGGTCTAATGAATTTCATGGGCAGAGTCCGTTTCCAGGATCACTGTCCACTTGTATTGTTTCATGAAGTTCATGTTTGCGATATTTGGACTTGGGAGAACTGATGCTCACTAGCTCATTTCTTCAGAAAATAATACAATCATGTGTGGGAGGGACACTTATGGTATATGccataagtaaaataataaatatgtcaCTTGTAAGCCGTCAACTTTATACTGTTGTGTGGGGATACTTATTTTAAACCACCTTCTATTATCGACATAGTCAAAACTGTAACAGATAggttgaaatttatttatgttattcaataaatttgttgGTTAGAGTTAGGGGCATATTTGCACCTCTTTTGTGTAAAGATAATTTTGTGAACCGTAGTATTGTCTTTACGAATGGGATTGTGTTTAAGTGGTTGTGGTATGAAGaaaccattgaatttttttaatgtcaatTTTTTAGTAGTGTATGCTGTAGTGGAGTTTGTGGTTTGGTTAGGTTTTAAGGTTAAAAGTCATTGAAccacaagataaaaaaaatgtgtggtttggtttggttcggttcggttgacttttaaaaataaaattcgaaCCAAACtaaaccaatgcggtttggatataattttttgttttctacattaaaatcaagttttttttttttttagaagctaCATTAAAATCAAGGTCAAAAGCTAAAACACCATATTTTTAGCCATGTttacaacaatgttttaaatttttatctaataatacaatttcattttcatccaaCAATGTTTCTAATAacatagaccaaattaaaaacGTGGACAAAATGTAATCATATTATGTAAAAATTGCAAAAGATTAAgcttttatcattctctaaaaatttaagtaacaaaaaaaaaaacatttttgaaataaaaaatctagaaaGAAACTtgacaagagaaaaaatatgtcattttataaaatcgataaaaataagaaatgaatTCATCCTTATATAAAATCGATATAATACCATCACCGGAGATGGCCTAGGAACAACGATAAAAATTTGGGGCGAACATctccaaaccaaaaaaatataacttaaataaacgctttattttatttttacaaataaaatggAATACCATTAAGTAAATTCTAAGTGCAAAACGTGTCCAAAATAATACACAAAATGTCCAAATCGTACGATTTCAATGGGCAAAATTGTGACTTACTCGATAACCAAAACTCCCATCATTATATTTGAGCCACAACCAAGAGCAGGGGTTGACCCTGAGCACGGGCTCGGGGGCGATAGCCCAGGGCACCATAATTTTAGGGGcactaaaaaatttatttttactacctatatatgtatatatactaccattaaaaaaatggtagttgctgacaaaattataatttataagagcattacaaaatcaaaactaataaatGGTGTGATTGAATGAAATCAATTAACTACAtgtaacaaaaccaaaaaatattgattacatacatattaaaattaaaatata containing:
- the LOC11427060 gene encoding B3 domain-containing transcription factor FUS3, with product MMMDEGEGKKKVVVQKTEACGFMAGVEDELGFVNVKGDNNNGSGQRIHHDHGFVAAAFGTVHRKKRMARQRRSSSSTITIHLKNLPSSTTTTTTTTTSHVPISPIPPLFHSLPPAREIDHRRLRFLFQKELKNSDVSSLRRMVLPKKAAEAFLPVLESKEGILLSMDDLDGLHVWSFKYRFWPNNNSRMYVLENTGDFVSTHGLRFGDSIMVYQDNQNHNYVIQAKKACDQDEYMEEANDTINHIFVDDYEVNKSCFDVAYPAMNDTSMSFIYDTTISNDSPLDFLGGSMTNYSRIGSVETFGSVENLSLDDFY
- the LOC11429113 gene encoding V-type proton ATPase subunit C, whose product is MANRYWVVSLPVQNNNSSSSIWNQLQQNISKHSFDTPLYRFNIPNLRVGTLDSLLSLSDDLTKSNAFMEGVSSKIRRQIEELERVSGVNTAGLTVDGVPVDSYLTRFVWDDAKYPTMSPLKEIVDGIHSQVAKIEDDLKVRVSEYNNIRSQLNAINRKQTGSLAVRDLSNLVKPEDIITSEHLTTLLAIVSKYSQKDWLESYETLTSYVVPRSSKKLYEDNEYALYTVTLFNRVADNFRTSAREKGFQIRDFEYSPETHEGRKQELDKLMQDQESLRGSLLQWCYASYGEVFSSWMHFCAVRLFSESILRYGLPPSFLACVLAPSVKAEKKVRSILEGLSDSSNSAYWKTDEEVGAGMAGLAGEADTHPYVSFTINLL